The Microplitis mediator isolate UGA2020A chromosome 8, iyMicMedi2.1, whole genome shotgun sequence genome has a window encoding:
- the LOC130673614 gene encoding uncharacterized protein LOC130673614: MEEERSRDERDLESSIRAFYWCKWMSKWIGVWPLAPNFYLFNVTFAYFTAVMLLEYVDLFFCLPNFEKVLDNLTESLSFTIIYVRTLTLRVYNYKLGNAIRECLKDSSVSAFRNSKEIDIFVQYTKEGKFFAKFVIAFTAMTEASWYLRPITSHTAIRVIADNETLNNVTLKFSLPFHFYVFYEINSIKTYALTYLLHGPFVPINGFGSASANCFLIALSFHISGRLAVLAERIKRLNDNPDLYKRKLKLIIDEHIRLLRMGEDVKISYGGNLLVHLLNGTILLCIVGYQILLTLTVGPRTNIMPLIIYIITLYMLISIVCILSENLITESNKVCEAFWACGWYEMPQDCVKDIIYCIKRSQKPLSLTAGAFITFENSTLTEVTKTAMGYLSVLRNFLIANQSLN; the protein is encoded by the exons ATGGAAGAAGAACGAAGTCGT GATGAACGAGACTTGGAAAGTAGCATTAGAGCATTTTATTGGTGCAAATGGATGTCTAAGTGGATCGGTGTTTGGCCATTAGCACCAAATTTCTATCTGTTTAATGTGACATTTGCATATTTTACCGCCGTAATGTTACTGGAGTATGTCgatctttttttctgtttgccaaattttgaaaaagtactTGACAACCTTACAGAAAGTTTGTCCTTTACGATAATTTATGTGCGCACATTAACGCTGAGGGTGTACAATTACAAGCTTGGCAATGCGATACGAGAATGTTTGAAGGATTCAAGTGTTAGTGCATTTAGAAACTCGAAggaaattgatatttttgtgCAATATACCAAAGAGGgtaaattttttgctaaattcgtCATAGCTTTTACTGCAATGACTGAAGCTTCTTGGTATTTACGACCAATCACGTCGCATACAGCAATACGag tgATAGCTGATAATGAGACATTAAATAATGTGACGTTAAAGTTCAGTCTGCCGtttcatttttatgttttttacgaaataaATAGCATTAAAACTTACGCACTTACATATCTTTTACATGGGCCATTTGTACCGATCAATGGTTTTGGTTCCGCTAGTGCTAATTGTTTTTTGATAGCTCTTTCATTCCATATTAGCGGTCGGCTGGCTGTTTTAGCTGAAAGAATAAAGAGATTGAATGATAATCCTGATttgtataaaagaaaattgaagttaattattgatgaaCACATTCGACTTTTGAG aaTGGGAGAAGATGTTAAGATTTCTTATGGTGGTAATTTATTAGTACATTTATTGAACGGCACAATACTTTTGTGTATTGTTGGATACCAAATACTGTTG acgcTTACAGTCGGACCAAGAACAAATATAATGcctcttattatttatataattacacTGTATATGCTGATATCAATTGTCTGTATTCTcagcgaaaatttaattactgag aGCAATAAAGTTTGCGAAGCGTTTTGGGCTTGCGGTTGGTATGAAATGCCGCAAGATTGTGTCaaagatattatttattgtataaaaCGTTCTCAGAAACCGCTATCATTAACAGCTGGCGCGTTTATTACTTTCGAGAATAGTACATTAACGGAG GTAACGAAAACGGCGATGGGATATTTGTCTGTactcagaaattttttgatcgcGAATCAATctctaaattga
- the LOC130673613 gene encoding putative odorant receptor 85d encodes MEEDRSRDERDLESSVRAFYWGKWMSKWIGVWPLAPNFYLFNVTFAYFTAVMLLEYVDLFFCLPNFEKVLDNLTESLSFTIIYVRTFTLRVYNYKLGNAIRECLKDSSVSAFANSKEIDIFVQYTKEGKFFAKFVIAFTAMTEASWYLRPITSHTAIRVIADNETLNNVTLKFSLPFHFYVFYEINSIKTYALTYLSHGPFVPINGFGSASANCFLIALSFHISGRLAVLAERINRLNDNPDLYKRKLKLIIDEHIRLLRMVEDVQISFGVNLLVHLLNGTILLCIVGYQILLTLTVGPRTNIMPLIIYIMTLYMLMSIVCILSENLIAESNKVCEAFWNCGWYDMPRDYIPPDCISDVYYCIARSQKPLALTAGKFLTFGYGTITDVTRTAFRYLSVLRNFLLLEE; translated from the exons ATGGAAGAAGACCGAAGTCGT gatGAACGAGATTTGGAAAGTAGTGTTAGAGCATTTTATTGGGGCAAATGGATGTCTAAGTGGATCGGTGTTTGGCCATTGGCACCAAATTTCTATCTATTTAATGTGACATTTGCATACTTTACTGCCGTAATGTTACTGGAGTATGTCgatctttttttctgtttgccaaattttgaaaaagtactCGACAACCTTACAGAAAGTTTGTcctttacaataatttatgtgCGCACATTTACGCTGAGGGTGTACAATTACAAGCTTGGCAATGCGATACGAGAATGTTTGAAGGATTCAAGTGTTAGTGCATTTGCAAACTCGAaagaaattgatatttttgtgCAATATACCAAAGAGGgtaaattttttgctaaattcgtCATAGCTTTTACTGCAATGACTGAAGCTTCTTGGTATTTACGACCAATCACGTCGCATACAGCAATACGAG tgATAGCTGATAATGAGACATTAAATAATGTGACGTTAAAGTTCAGTCTGCCGtttcatttttatgttttttacgaaataaATAGCATTAAAACTTACGCACTTACGTATCTTTCACATGGTCCATTTGTACCGATCAATGGTTTTGGTTCCGCTAGTGCTAATTGTTTTTTGATAGCACTTTCATTCCACATTAGCGGTCGGCTGGCTGTTTTAGCTGAAAGAATAAATAGACTCAATGATAATCCTGATCtgtataaaagaaaattgaagttaattattgatgaaCACATTCGACTTCTGAg aaTGGTAGAAGATGTTCAGATTTCTTTTGgtgttaatttattagtaCATTTATTGAACGGCACAATACTTTTGTGTATTGTTGGATACCAAATACTGTTG acgCTTACAGTCGGACCAAGAACAAATATAATGcctcttattatttatataatgacCTTGTATATGTTGATGTCAATTGTCTGTATTCTCagcgaaaatttaattgctgag AGCAATAAAGTTTGCGAAGCGTTTTGGAATTGCGGTTGGTATGATATGCCGCGAGATT ATATACCACCAGATTGTATCAGTGACGTCTATTATTGCATTGCCCGATCTCAAAAACCTTTGGCCCTAACTGCTGGTAAATTTTTGACTTTCGGCTACGGTACAATAACAGAC gtcACTCGAACTGCCTTCAGATATTTGTCAgtgttaagaaattttttgctcctCGAGgaatga
- the LOC130673616 gene encoding putative odorant receptor 85d, with the protein MEEERSRDERDLESSVRAFYWGKWMSKWIGVWPLAPNFYLFNVTFAYFTAVMLLEYVDLFFCLPNFEKVLDNLTENLSFTIIYVRTLMLRVHNYKLGNAIRECLKDSSVSAFRNSKEIDIFVQYTKEGKFFAKFVIAFAAMTETSWYLRPITSHTAIRVIADNETLNNVTLKFSLPFHFYVFYEINSIKTYALTYLSHGPFVPINGFGTASANCFLIALSFHISGRLAVLAERINRLKDNPDSYKRELKLIIDEHIRLLRMGEDVKISYGVNLLVYLLNGTILLCIIGYQILLTLTVGPRTNIMPFIVYIMTMYMVISIFCILSENLIAESNKVCDAFWACGWYDMPPDCISDVYYCIARSQKPLALTAGKFLTFGYGTITDVTRTAVGYLSVLRNFLLLEE; encoded by the exons ATGGAAGAAGAACGAAGTCGT gatGAACGAGATTTGGAAAGTAGCGTTAGAGCATTTTATTGGGGCAAATGGATGTCTAAGTGGATCGGTGTTTGGCCATTGGCACCAAATTTCTATCTGTTTAATGTGACATTTGCATATTTTACCGCCGTAATGTTACTGGAGTATGTCgatctttttttctgtttgccaaattttgaaaaagtactCGACAATCTTACGGAAAATTTGTCCTTTACGATTATTTATGTGCGCACATTAATGCTGAGGGTGCACAATTACAAGCTTGGTAATGCGATACGAGAATGTTTGAAGGATTCAAGTGTCAGTGCATTTAGAAACTCGAAggaaattgatatttttgtgCAATATACCAAAGAGGGTAAATTTTTCGCTAAATTCGTCATAGCTTTCGCTGCGATGACTGAAACTTCTTGGTATTTACGACCAATAACGTCGCATACAGCAATACGAg tgATAGCTGATAATGAGACATTAAATAATGTAACGTTAAAGTTCAGTTTGCCGtttcatttttatgttttttacgaaataaATAGCATCAAAACTTACGCACTTACGTATCTTTCGCATGGTCCATTTGTACCGATCAATGGTTTTGGTACCGCTAGTGCTAATTGTTTTTTGATAGCGCTTTCATTCCACATTAGCGGTCGTCTGGCTGTTTTAGCTGAAAGAATAAACAGATTGAAAGATAATCCTGATTCGTATAAGAGAGAATTGAAGTTGATTATTGATGAACATATTAGACTTTTGAG AATGGGAGAGGATGTTAAGATTTCTTATGgtgttaatttattagtatatttattgaaCGGCACGATACTTTTGTGTATTATTGGATACCAAATACTGTTG acacTTACAGTCGGACCAAGAACAAATATAATGCCTTTTATCGTTTATATAATGACAATGTATATGGTGATATCAATTTTCTGTATTCTCagcgaaaatttaattgctgAG AGCAATAAAGTTTGCGATGCGTTTTGGGCTTGCGGTTGGTATGATATGCCACCGGATTGTATCAGTGACGTATATTATTGCATTGCCCGATCCCAAAAACCTTTGGCGCTAACTGCTGgtaaatttttgacttttgGCTACGGTACAATAACAGAC GTCACTCGAACTGCTGTCGGATATTTGTCagtattaagaaattttttgctcctAGAGGAATGA
- the LOC130673251 gene encoding uncharacterized protein LOC130673251 gives MEEEKRIKEILNEGVKVFDWARWVSTGIGVWPLALNNYLFNIAFLYFTIVMIFEYIDLYIYIYDLKAVMENLSENIAFTIVYMYTFLIRVNIEKFAKIFKQVLMDYNSASAFKNLEEVKVFMMYTNNAKIFTKSIIISIAMSEFLWYIQPLTTSTKSNNSANALAIDNEMATFSLPYHIYVFYEINSLKNYVISYVSLSLFAVINALGIMSLNIFLIILVFHVSGRLAVLAIRIDDLQKNISKPRDEFVEIITEHIKVLKLGNDIADVFSTPLLVYFLLTNLLLCILGYEILLNIMSGLNSDIMQFIVLLSTVYLMLFVICMNSENLASESNNVCRAFYNCNWHNLPKNNVKDIIYCLVRSQKPIFLKAGKFSTFSYSTFADGNKVSQAFYNCSGYNLPKDCVKNITYCLVRSQKPIAIKAGKFSTFSYGTLTDMKELLNEGVKVFDWARWISVGIGVWPLTLNNYIFNIAFFYSTVVLIFEFIDLFVHIYDFAAVVDNLSESLAITIDYSYTFSLRFYNKKLAQVLKEALMDYNSASAFKNLKEVEVFITYTNTAKFFAKYIIIFIALTEIVWLVQPLLTFFMFDSTISSDNETTSFILPYRFHVFYEINDIPMYLLTYFWQAPNAAVNGFGISSINVFLLILVFHVSGRLAILALRIDEFEFKKINPRDELVGIIVEHIKIMKLGDEVSDIFATPLLIFFVLTNLLLCISLYQILLNFVTGLNSEVFQYIILVITVYLMLYVICMNGELLLLEGNKVSQAFYNCSGYDLPIDCVKNIIHCLVRSQKPIAIKAGKFSTFSYGTLTDITKTAMGYLSILRKLLMNQ, from the exons ATGGAAGAAGAGAAGCGC attAAAGAGATATTGAATGAAGGTGTTAAAGTGTTCGATTGGGCAAGATGGGTATCTACAGGAATCGGTGTCTGGCCTCtcgctttaaataattacctttTTAATATAGCTTTTTTATACTTTACAATAGTTATGATTTTTGAATACATtgatctgtatatatatatttacgacCTCAAGGCTGTTATGGAAAATCTATCGGAAAATATTGCATTTACAATTgtttatatgtatacatttttaatacgggtgaatattgaaaaattcgctaaaatatttaaacaagtTTTGATGGATTACAATAGTGCAAGTGcgttcaaaaatttagaagAAGTTAAAGTATTTATGATGTATACTAATAATGCTAAAATATTTACCAAGTCTATTATTATTTCGATTGCGATGTCAGAATTTCTGTGGTACATTCAACCATTAACTACATCAACTAaatcaa ATAATTCTGCCAATGCTCTAGCTATTGATAATGAAATGGCAACTTTCAGTCTACCATATCACATTTACGTTTTCTATGaaattaattctttaaaaaattacgtgATTTCTTATGTCTCACTGAGTCTGTTTGCGGTTATCAACGCTTTGGGTATCATGAgtctcaatatatttttaataattcttgtTTTCCATGTAAGCGGCAGACTGGCTGTCTTGGCTATAAGAATTGATGACTTACAAAAGAACATTAGTAAGCCACGAGATGAATTTGTTGAAATTATTACTGAGCATATCAAAGTATTGAA ACTGGGAAATGACATCGCAGATGTATTTTCTACACCATTgctagtatattttttattaactaatttattgttatgtaTTTTGGGATATGAAATATTACTT AATATTATGTCGGGTTTGAATTCAGATATTATGCAGTTTATTGTACTATTGTCTACTGTTTATCTCATGTTGTTTGTTATTTGTATGAATAGCGAAAATCTTGCTAGcgag AGTAATAATGTTTGCCGAGcattttataattgtaattggCACAATTTGCCGAAGAATAACGTAaaagatattatttattgtttggtAAGGTCGCAAAAACCGATATTTCTGAAGGCTGgtaaattttctacttttaGTTACAGCACATTTGCGGAT ggTAATAAAGTCAGTCAAGCATTTTACAATTGCAGTGGATACAATTTACCAAAAGActgtgtaaaaaatattacttattGTTTAGTTCGCTCACAAAAACCTATTGCGATAAAGGCgggaaaattttcaacttttagtTACGGTACATTGACTGAT atgaAAGAGCTACTGAATGAGGGTGTCAAAGTGTTTGATTGGGCAAGATGGATATCTGTGGGAATCGGTGTCTGGCCTCTCActctaaataattatatttttaatatagcttttttttactctacagttgttttgatttttgaatttattgacCTCTTTGTACATATTTACGATTTTGCGGCCGTTGTGGACAATCTATCGGAAAGTCTAGCTATTACCATCGACTATTCCTACACCTTTTCACTAcgattttataacaaaaaattggcTCAAGTATTGAAAGAAGCTTTGATGGATTACAATAGTGCAAgtgcattcaaaaatttaaaagaagttgaagtatttattacttatactAATACTGCAAAATTTTTCGCCAAGTACATTATTATATTCATTGCGCTAACGGAAATTGTTTGGTTGGTACAGCCGTTGctgacattttttatgtttg ATAGCACGATATCTAGTGACAATGAAACGACGTCATTTATTTTACCATATCGCTTTCatgtattttatgaaataaatgatattccaatgtatttattaacatatttttggCAAGCTCCAAATGCTGCTGTTAATGGTTTCGGTATCAGTagtattaatgtatttttgTTAATCCTTGTTTTCCATGTAAGTGGAAGGTTGGCTATTTTGGCTTTAAGAATTGatgaatttgaattcaaaaaaataaatccccGGGATGAACTTGTTGGGATTATTGTTGAACACATCAAAATTATGAA GTTGGGAGATGAAGTTTCTGACATATTTGCTACAccattattgatattttttgttttgacaAATTTACTTTTGTGTATTAGTCTGTATCAAATACTACTT aattttgtAACGGGATTGAATTCGGaagtttttcaatatattatacTTGTTATAACAGTTTATCTCATGTTATATGTTATCTGCATGAATGGTGAACTTCTTTTACTTGag GGTAATAAAGTCAGTCAAGCATTTTACAATTGCAGTGGATACGATTTACCAATAGActgtgtaaaaaatattattcattgtTTAGTTCGGTCACAAAAACCTATTGCGATAAAGGCgggaaaattttcaacttttagtTACGGTACATTGACTGAT attacAAAGACGGCCATGGGATACTTAtctattttaagaaaattattaatgaatcaataa
- the LOC130673626 gene encoding odorant receptor 85b-like yields MEEKKRIKELLNEGVKVYDWARWISMGIGVWPLAPNNYIFNITFLYSTIFMIFEYIDIFFHIHDIAAIMDNLSENVPFTVAYAYTLFLRVERKKLSLIFNEFLSDYTRDDAFKNLNEVETFKIYSDNANFFVKNIIGSAFSSGIIWLFYPMTKFNNLDFENKTSIILPYRAYIFHEINDLRIYALTYACESPFAALVCFGMISFNIFLIIFVFHLSGRLAILAMRIDKFQIEEMEYRDKLNVIVENIKLIKLGHQIADIFSTPLLVFFVLINFSLCVLGYQILVILITGLNAEIMQYIILLCTAYVLLFVICFNSELLSDEKNKVYQAFCNCSWYNMPPSYIKDITFCLAHLQNPLVLKAGKFSTFSYVTMTSITKTAFGYFSVLKNFLVRN; encoded by the exons ATGGAAGAAAAGAAGCGC ATTAAAGAGCTTTTGAATGAAGGTGTCAAAGTGTACGATTGGGCAAGATGGATATCTATGGGCATCGGTGTCTGGCCTCTTGCgccaaataattatatttttaatataacgTTTTTGTATTCTACAATCTTTATGATTTTCGAGtacattgatatttttttccatatcCATGATATCGCGGCTATTATGGATAATCTATCTGAGAATGTTCCATTTACTGTTGCTTATGcgtatacattatttttacgagTCGAGAGAAAGAAATtaagtttaatatttaatgaatttttgtcGGATTATACCAGAGACGAcgcgtttaaaaatttaaatgaagttGAAACATTTAAGATTTACAGTGACAATGCTaacttttttgttaaaaatattattggctCTGCTTTCTCTTCAGGAATTATTTGGTTATTTTATCCAATgactaaatttaataatttag ATTTTGAGAATAAAACGTCGATTATTTTACCATATCGTGCCTACATTTTTCATGAAATAAATGACTTGAGAATTTATGCATTAACTTATGCTTGCGAAAGTCCATTTGCTGCTCTTGTTTGTTTCGGTAtgataagttttaatatatttttaattattttcgttttCCATCTAAGTGGTAGGCTGGCTATTTTGGCAATGAGAATagacaaatttcaaattgaagAAATGGAATATCGAGATAAGTTGAATGTTATTGTCgagaatattaaattaataaa ATTGGGGCATCAAATTGCAGATATATTTTCTACAccattattagtattttttgtgttaataaatttttcattgtgtGTTCTTGGATACCAAATATTAGTA aTTTTAATAACAGGACTTAATGCAGAGATAATGCAATACATTATTCTTTTATGTACGGCGTACGTTTTGTTGTttgttatttgttttaataGCGAACTTCTTTCCGATGAG aaaaataaagtttaccAAGCATTTTGTAACTGTAGCTGGTATAATATGCCTCCGAGTTATATCAAAGATATAACTTTTTGTTTAGCGCATTTACAAAATCCGCTTGTTTTGAAGGCTggtaaattttcaactttcaGTTATGTGACAATGACAAGC ATAACAAAAACTGCATTTGGATATTTTTCAgtgctgaaaaattttttagttcgtaattaa
- the LOC130673620 gene encoding odorant receptor 67a-like translates to MEEEKRMKELLNEGVKVFDWARWISVGIGVWPLALNSYIFNIAFLYFTIVLILEYIDLFVHIYDFAAFVDNLSEILPFTIEYSYTFSLRFYNKKLAQVFKEALMDYNSASAFKNLKEVEVFITYTNTAKFFAKNIIIFVALTEIVWWLQPLLTFFTFGNTISIDNKTTSFLLPYRFHIFYEINDIPMYLLTYFWQTPHAAINSFGISSLNVFLLILVFHISGRLAILALRIDEFEFKKINPRDELVEIIIEHIKIMKLGDKVSDIFATPLLIFFVLTNLLLCISVYKILLNFVMGLNSDVFQYFILLITIYLMLYVICMNGELLTLEGNKVSQAFYNCSGYDLPKDCVKNITYCLVRSQKPIAIKAGKFSTFSYGTLTDITKTAMGYLSILRKFLMEQ, encoded by the exons ATGGAAGAAGAGAAGCGC atgaAAGAGCTACTGAATGAGGGTGTCAAAGTGTTTGATTGGGCAAGATGGATATCTGTGGGAATCGGTGTCTGGCCTCTCGCtctaaatagttatatttttaatatagcTTTTTTATACTTCACAATTGTCTTGATTTTGGAATACATTGACCTCTTTGTACATATTTACGATTTTGCGGCCTTTGTGGACAATCTATCGGAAATTCTACCTTTTACCATCGAATATTCCTACACCTTTTCGCTAcgattttataacaaaaaattggcCCAAGTATTCAAAGAAGCTTTGATGGATTACAATAGTGCAAgtgcattcaaaaatttaaaagaagttgaagtatttattacttataccAATACTGCAAAATTTTTCGCCAAGAACATTATTATATTCGTTGCGCTAACGGAAATTGTTTGGTGGCTACAACCATTGCTTACTTTTTTTACGTTTG GGAACACGATATCTATTGACAATAAAACGACGTCATTTCTTTTACCATATCgctttcatatattttatgaaataaatgatattccaATGTATctattaacatatttttggCAAACTCCACATGCTGCTATTAATTCTTTCGGTATTAGTAGTCTTAATGTGTTTTTGTTAATCCTTGTTTTCCATATAAGTGGAAGGTTGGCTATTTTGGCTTTAAGAATTGatgaatttgaattcaaaaaaataaatccccGGGATGAACTTGTTGAGATTATTATTGAACATATCAAAATTATGAA GTTGGGAGATAAAGTCTCCGACATATTTGCTACAccattattgatattttttgttttgacaAATTTACTTTTGTGTATCAGTGTGTATAAAATTCTACTT aattttgtAATGGGATTGAATTCAGatgtttttcaatattttatccTTTTGATAACAATTTATCTCATGTTATATGTTATCTGCATGAATGGCGAACTTCTTACACTTGag GGTAATAAAGTCAGTCAAGCATTTTACAATTGCAGTGGATACGATTTACCAAAAGattgtgtaaaaaatattacttattGTTTAGTTCGCTCACAAAAACCTATTGCGATCAAGGCgggaaaattttcaacttttagtTACGGTACATTGACTGAT ataacAAAGACGGCTATGGGATACTTATCTatattgagaaaatttttaatggaacaataa
- the LOC130673621 gene encoding odorant receptor 67a-like, whose translation MDEKKRMKELLNEGVKVFDWARWISVGIGVWPLALNSYIFNIAFFYFTIVMIFEYIDLFVHVYDFAAVVDNLSENLALTIVYSYTFSLRFYNKKLALVFKEALMDYKSASAFKNLKEVEVFIIYTNTAKFFAKYIIILIALTDIVWLVQPLLTFFMFDNTISIDNKTTSFILPYHFHVFYEINDNKIYALTYFWQTPHAAINCFGISSLNVFLLILVFHISGRLAILTLRIDEFEFKKINSRNELIGIIVEHIKIMKLGDRVSDIFATPLLIFFVLTNLLLCISVYQILLNFVTGLNSDVFQYIILLITVYLMLFVICMNGELLSLEGNKVSQAFYNCSGYNLPKDCVKNITYCLVRSQKPIAIKAGKFSTFSYGTLTDITKTAMGYLSILRKFLMDQ comes from the exons ATGGACGAAAAGAAGCGC atgaAAGAGCTACTGAATGAGGGTGTCAAAGTGTTTGATTGGGCAAGATGGATATCTGTGGGAATCGGTGTCTGGCCTCTCGCtctaaatagttatatttttaatatagcttttttttactttacaattgttatgatttttgaatatattgaTCTCTTTGTACATGTTTACGATTTTGCGGCCGTTGTGGACAATCTATCGGAAAATCTAGCTCTTACCATCGTTTATTCCTACACCTTTTCACTAcgattttataacaaaaagtTGGCTCTAGTATTCAAAGAAGCTTTGATGGATTACAAAAGTGCAAGTgcgttcaaaaatttaaaagaagtcgaagtatttattatttataccaatactgcaaaatttttcgccaagtacattattatattaattgcgCTAACGGATATTGTTTGGTTGGTACAGCCGTTGctaacattttttatgtttg ATAACACAATATCTATTGACAATAAAACGACGTCATTTATTTTACCATATCACTTTCatgtattttatgaaataaatgataataaaatttatgcatTAACATATTTTTGGCAAACTCCACATGCTGCTATTAATTGTTTCGGTATCAGTAGTCTTAATGTGTTTTTGTTAATTCTTGTTTTCCATATAAGTGGAAGGTTGGCTATTTTGACTTTAAGAATTGatgaatttgaattcaaaaaaataaattcccgGAATGAACTTATTGGGATTATTGTCGAACATATCAAAATTATGAA GTTGGGAGATAGAGTTTCCGACATATTTGCTACAccattattgatattttttgttttgacaAATTTACTTTTGTGTATTAGTGTGTATCAAATACTACTT aattttgtAACGGGGTTGAATTCAGAtgtttttcaatatattatacTTTTGATAACAGTTTATCTTATGTTATTTGTTATCTGCATGAATGGCGAACTTCTTTCACTTGag ggTAATAAAGTCAGTCAAGCATTTTACAATTGCAGTGGATACAATTTACCAAAAGActgtgtaaaaaatattacttattGTTTAGTTCGCTCACAAAAACCTATTGCGATAAAGGCgggaaaattttcaacttttagtTACGGTACATTGACTGAT ataacAAAGACGGCTATGGGATACTTATCTatattgagaaaatttttaatggatcaataa